One stretch of Cellulomonas wangsupingiae DNA includes these proteins:
- a CDS encoding glycosyltransferase produces MPVDAVVVVNHASHELLARHLAATVTGTDLLVVVVDNSPRPQDTAAAAGLCASRGWLHVPVPNEGFGAGVDAGLREAAAHGAQAVLVLNPDLAVTPDAALGLLATARERDALVAPRVDRPDGRPWFTSGTLDERAGTTRAVGDRARVDWLSGACLAATTSTWSRLGGFDPRYFLYWEDVDLGRRATRAGVPLVVREDVTAVHDVGGTQSTAGSRRKSDTYYRENCRGRLVFAAHHLDARLRARWVLGAPGYAWAVVLRGGRRQLLRGPRPVLAAIGGTLAGAWYARRSRPVWPPAGSAPLVPAVGAADAA; encoded by the coding sequence ATGCCCGTCGATGCGGTCGTCGTCGTGAACCACGCCTCGCACGAGCTCCTGGCACGGCACCTCGCCGCGACGGTCACCGGCACCGACCTGCTCGTCGTCGTCGTCGACAACTCGCCCCGGCCGCAGGACACGGCCGCGGCCGCCGGGCTGTGCGCGTCGCGCGGCTGGCTCCACGTCCCGGTGCCGAACGAGGGGTTCGGTGCCGGCGTCGACGCCGGGCTGCGGGAGGCCGCCGCCCACGGCGCGCAGGCCGTCCTCGTCCTCAATCCCGACCTCGCGGTCACGCCGGACGCCGCGCTCGGGCTGCTCGCCACGGCCCGCGAGCGCGACGCCCTCGTCGCGCCGCGGGTGGACCGGCCCGACGGACGGCCGTGGTTCACCTCGGGCACGCTCGACGAGCGCGCCGGCACCACGCGGGCGGTGGGCGACCGGGCGCGGGTCGACTGGCTCAGCGGCGCCTGCCTCGCGGCCACGACGTCGACCTGGTCGCGGCTCGGCGGCTTCGACCCCCGCTACTTCCTGTACTGGGAGGACGTCGACCTGGGGCGTCGGGCCACCCGGGCCGGGGTGCCGCTGGTGGTGCGGGAGGACGTCACCGCGGTCCACGACGTCGGCGGCACCCAGTCCACGGCGGGCAGCCGGCGCAAGTCCGACACGTACTACCGGGAGAACTGCCGCGGCCGGCTGGTGTTCGCCGCCCACCACCTCGACGCCCGGCTGCGCGCCCGCTGGGTGCTCGGTGCGCCGGGCTACGCGTGGGCCGTCGTGCTGCGCGGCGGGCGGCGTCAGCTGCTGCGCGGGCCGCGGCCGGTGCTCGCCGCGATCGGCGGGACCCTGGCGGGCGCCTGGTACGCCCGTCGCAGCCGCCCGGTGTGGCCCCCCGCCGGGAGCGCGCCACTCGTGCCGGCCGTCGGCGCGGCGGACGCGGCATGA
- a CDS encoding glycosyltransferase yields MGDEDGRARPLRVLQSVRGPRPTTNPYVVQLMRGLAGHVEVRAFTWSAALLWRYDVLHVHWPEVVVERRHPLRRLAAVAALHLVLLRCSLRRTAVVRTAHNLRPHEEVPDRATAGVLRACDRATTWWIRLNDGTSTPGGAPATTVRHGHYVDWFAGHPTEPAVTGRLVSVGLLRPYKGVDELLSAFAALDDAEASLVVAGRPVTEAVAAQVRTAAAQDPRVVTDLRHVDDADLVRWTTSASLVALPYRQMHNSGAALLALSLGRPVLVPANPVTDALAAEVGPAWVRRFTGPLTADVLRTALADVAGLSDTAVPDLSARDWGAGTRAHLEVYRAAVGRARGRAPGRPPVHATEAVRPTVGAGHDTRENA; encoded by the coding sequence ATGGGGGACGAGGACGGCCGGGCGCGACCGCTGCGTGTGCTGCAGTCGGTGCGCGGCCCGCGCCCGACCACCAACCCGTACGTGGTGCAGCTGATGCGTGGGCTCGCCGGGCACGTCGAGGTCCGGGCGTTCACGTGGTCCGCGGCGCTGCTGTGGCGCTACGACGTCCTGCACGTGCACTGGCCCGAGGTCGTCGTGGAGCGCCGCCACCCGCTGCGTCGCCTGGCCGCCGTCGCCGCGCTGCACCTCGTGCTCCTGCGCTGCAGCCTGCGCCGCACCGCCGTGGTCCGCACCGCGCACAACCTGCGCCCGCACGAGGAGGTGCCGGACCGTGCCACGGCCGGCGTCCTGCGCGCGTGCGACCGTGCCACGACGTGGTGGATCCGGTTGAACGACGGCACGTCGACGCCGGGGGGTGCGCCGGCGACCACGGTGCGGCACGGCCACTACGTCGACTGGTTCGCGGGCCACCCCACGGAGCCGGCGGTCACCGGTCGCCTGGTGTCGGTCGGTCTGCTGCGTCCCTACAAGGGCGTCGACGAGCTGCTGTCGGCGTTCGCCGCGCTCGACGACGCCGAGGCGTCGCTCGTCGTCGCCGGTCGCCCCGTGACCGAGGCGGTCGCCGCGCAGGTGCGCACGGCGGCCGCGCAGGACCCGCGCGTCGTCACCGACCTGCGCCACGTCGACGACGCGGACCTCGTGCGGTGGACGACGTCGGCGAGCCTGGTCGCGCTGCCGTACCGGCAGATGCACAACTCGGGGGCGGCACTGCTCGCCCTGTCCCTCGGGCGGCCGGTCCTCGTGCCCGCCAACCCGGTGACCGACGCGCTGGCCGCGGAGGTCGGCCCCGCGTGGGTGCGTCGCTTCACCGGCCCGCTGACCGCCGACGTGCTGCGCACGGCGCTCGCGGACGTCGCAGGGCTGAGCGACACGGCGGTCCCGGACCTGAGCGCGCGGGACTGGGGCGCCGGGACGCGCGCGCACCTCGAGGTGTACCGGGCGGCGGTCGGGCGCGCGCGAGGGCGGGCCCCGGGCCGGCCCCCGGTGCACGCGACGGAGGCGGTCCGCCCCACGGTCGGGGCGGGCCACGACACGAGGGAGAACGCGTGA
- a CDS encoding glycosyltransferase family 2 protein, whose translation MSSTQDTSARDAPGAEVPPATAGVTAPLVVAMLTYRRPEDVRAAVPAFLAELGTVDVRAELLVVDNDPEGGARGTVESVGDPRVRYAHEPRPGIAAGRNRALAECAGSELLVFVDDDERPTPGWLAALLAEHARSGAAAVVGAVVSEYEHEPDAWLAAGRFFDRRRLPTGTVVDVAATNNLLLDLGRLRRTGVTFDERFGLSGGSDTLFSRRLTAVGETMVWCDEAVVVDHVPADRLTRAWVLRRAYRSGNSGARAEVVLSRGAARQLVRARYVVRGVVRMAGGGARVLVGALTRSVVHDARGRRSVQRGRGMVSGALGHVVYEYRRQD comes from the coding sequence GTGAGCAGCACGCAGGACACGTCCGCGCGCGACGCCCCCGGCGCTGAGGTGCCGCCCGCGACGGCGGGCGTGACCGCGCCGCTCGTCGTGGCGATGCTGACCTACCGCCGGCCGGAGGACGTCCGGGCGGCCGTGCCCGCGTTCCTCGCCGAGCTGGGCACCGTCGACGTGCGCGCCGAGCTGCTGGTGGTCGACAACGACCCCGAGGGTGGCGCGCGAGGGACCGTCGAGAGCGTCGGCGACCCGCGGGTCCGGTACGCCCACGAGCCGCGGCCGGGCATCGCGGCGGGGCGCAACCGCGCGCTCGCGGAGTGCGCCGGCAGCGAGCTCCTGGTCTTCGTGGACGACGACGAGCGGCCCACGCCCGGGTGGCTCGCGGCGCTCCTCGCCGAGCACGCCCGCAGCGGTGCGGCCGCCGTGGTGGGCGCGGTCGTCTCGGAGTACGAGCACGAGCCCGACGCGTGGCTCGCCGCAGGGCGGTTCTTCGACCGCCGCCGGCTGCCGACCGGGACGGTGGTGGACGTGGCCGCCACCAACAACCTCCTGCTGGACCTGGGCCGGCTGCGCCGCACCGGTGTCACGTTCGACGAGCGGTTCGGGCTCAGCGGGGGGTCGGACACGCTCTTCTCGCGGCGGCTGACGGCCGTCGGCGAGACGATGGTGTGGTGCGACGAGGCCGTCGTCGTCGACCACGTGCCCGCGGACCGGCTGACGCGTGCGTGGGTGCTGCGCCGGGCGTACCGCAGCGGCAACTCCGGCGCCCGCGCCGAGGTCGTGCTGTCCCGCGGCGCGGCACGGCAGCTCGTGCGGGCGCGGTACGTCGTCCGCGGCGTCGTGCGCATGGCCGGCGGCGGCGCGCGCGTGCTGGTCGGGGCGCTGACCCGCTCGGTCGTGCACGACGCCCGGGGCCGGCGGTCCGTGCAGCGGGGCCGCGGGATGGTCTCCGGTGCCCTGGGGCACGTCGTGTACGAGTACCGCCGTCAGGACTGA
- a CDS encoding lipopolysaccharide biosynthesis protein produces the protein MSVGLAGHAARGALSTGVGLVARMLLQLASVVVLSRLLSPRDYGIVAMVVAIIGIGDTLRDFGLSSAAIQSRDLSKGQRSNLFWTNSAIGLALGLLALAGSGLVARFYDEPALTAVTQALAVTFLLNGMMTQYRAGLVRDMRFRVVARVDVVAPALALVAAVGLALAGAGYWALVAQQIVQAVVALVAVVWAGRWLPGRYDRGEPMRDLYRFGGHLLGSQLIGYLANNVDSLTIGHRFGAHALGVYNRAFQLLMNPLNQVRAPSTTVALPVLSRAAGTPQFDEIVRTGQLVLAYPVTIALAVVAGTAEPLVGVLLGPAWQEVPPVLRLLAVAGIFQTLSYVGYWVYLARGLTRELLHYSLASAAIRITCVLVGSVWGVVGVAAGYAVAPMLAWPLSLWWLGRSAGLPVRVLYLGAARVLLVGSVTGAAATVASSAAASLGPWGELVAGALAALVACAATLVLPVVRRDLHDLRRAARAALRRGQS, from the coding sequence GTGAGCGTCGGGCTCGCCGGGCACGCCGCCCGGGGCGCGCTGTCGACGGGCGTCGGGCTCGTCGCCCGCATGCTCCTGCAGCTCGCCTCCGTCGTCGTCCTCTCGCGCCTGCTGAGCCCGCGCGACTACGGCATCGTCGCGATGGTCGTCGCGATCATCGGCATCGGCGACACGCTGCGCGACTTCGGCCTCAGCTCGGCCGCCATCCAGTCCCGCGACCTGTCGAAGGGGCAGCGCTCCAACCTGTTCTGGACGAACAGCGCGATCGGGCTCGCCCTGGGGCTGCTGGCGCTGGCCGGGTCGGGGCTCGTCGCGAGGTTCTACGACGAGCCCGCGCTGACGGCGGTCACGCAGGCCCTGGCGGTGACGTTCCTGCTCAACGGCATGATGACGCAGTACCGCGCCGGGCTGGTCCGTGACATGCGGTTCCGCGTCGTCGCCCGCGTGGACGTCGTCGCGCCGGCCCTGGCACTGGTGGCGGCCGTGGGCCTCGCCCTCGCGGGCGCCGGCTACTGGGCGCTGGTCGCCCAGCAGATCGTGCAGGCCGTCGTCGCGCTCGTCGCGGTCGTGTGGGCGGGACGCTGGCTCCCCGGCCGCTACGACCGCGGGGAGCCGATGCGCGACCTGTACCGGTTCGGCGGGCACCTCCTCGGCTCCCAGCTGATCGGGTACCTGGCGAACAACGTCGACTCGCTGACCATCGGCCACCGCTTCGGCGCGCACGCCCTCGGGGTCTACAACCGCGCGTTCCAGCTGCTCATGAACCCGCTGAACCAGGTGCGCGCACCCAGCACCACGGTGGCGCTGCCAGTCCTCTCGCGCGCCGCCGGCACCCCCCAGTTCGACGAGATCGTGCGGACCGGCCAGCTCGTGCTCGCGTACCCGGTGACGATCGCCCTGGCGGTGGTCGCCGGGACCGCCGAGCCGCTGGTCGGCGTCCTGCTCGGACCGGCGTGGCAGGAGGTCCCCCCGGTGCTGCGGCTGCTCGCCGTGGCGGGGATCTTCCAGACGCTGTCGTACGTCGGGTACTGGGTGTACCTCGCCCGCGGGCTCACCCGCGAGCTGCTGCACTACTCGCTGGCGTCGGCGGCGATCCGCATCACGTGCGTGCTCGTCGGCTCGGTGTGGGGCGTGGTCGGCGTCGCGGCGGGGTACGCGGTCGCGCCGATGCTCGCGTGGCCGCTGTCGCTGTGGTGGCTGGGCCGCTCGGCCGGCCTCCCGGTGCGCGTGCTCTACCTGGGCGCGGCACGGGTGCTCCTCGTGGGATCGGTGACGGGAGCCGCAGCGACCGTCGCGAGCAGCGCTGCCGCGTCCCTCGGGCCCTGGGGCGAGCTCGTCGCGGGCGCGCTCGCGGCCCTCGTGGCGTGCGCCGCGACGCTCGTGCTGCCGGTGGTGCGCCGCGACCTGCACGACCTGCGGCGCGCGGCACGGGCCGCGCTGCGCCGCGGTCAGTCCTGA
- a CDS encoding Coenzyme F420 hydrogenase/dehydrogenase, beta subunit C-terminal domain, which translates to MTARTVVEAAADVVASGRCTGCGLCTSLEPALTMATSSTGYLRPRASGPGAGDAAALRTFRAACPGVTVTAQRPPGSTYHPLLGPVLGCWEAWATDPETRHRGSSGGVLTALSSWLVTTGEATAAVGAAADARDPRRTVPVRIVSRDEALAAAGSRYGPVGVAGHPEAGAPGTVTTGKPCEVAALRAASGADAPLLLSFFCAGTPSQHATDRLVTELGMPATEEVAELWYRGRGWPGRFTVRGAAGTEVSTTYDESWGRSLGPTVQWRCKICPDGVGESADVAAGDFWRTDERGYPLFEETAGASALLARTPRGLDLVRRAAAAGVIGLREIDPDEVAAVQPLQRTRRSTLAGRLAGARLAGARLPRFRGFGLARLALGGARASVRTARGTFRRVRDGAAARS; encoded by the coding sequence GTGACCGCCCGCACGGTCGTCGAGGCCGCGGCCGACGTCGTCGCCTCGGGGCGGTGCACGGGCTGCGGGCTGTGCACCTCGCTCGAGCCCGCGCTCACGATGGCGACGTCGTCCACCGGCTACCTGCGGCCCCGGGCGTCGGGCCCGGGGGCGGGCGACGCGGCGGCGCTGCGCACGTTCCGCGCGGCCTGCCCGGGCGTGACCGTGACCGCCCAGCGGCCGCCCGGCAGCACCTACCACCCGCTGCTCGGTCCGGTGCTCGGCTGCTGGGAGGCGTGGGCGACCGACCCGGAGACGAGGCACCGGGGCAGCAGCGGCGGCGTGCTGACGGCACTGAGCTCCTGGCTCGTGACCACGGGTGAGGCCACCGCGGCCGTGGGCGCGGCGGCCGACGCCCGGGACCCGCGGCGCACCGTCCCGGTCCGGATCGTCAGCCGCGACGAGGCGCTGGCGGCGGCCGGCTCCCGCTACGGGCCGGTCGGCGTCGCCGGCCACCCCGAGGCGGGCGCACCCGGCACCGTGACGACCGGCAAGCCCTGCGAGGTGGCCGCCCTGCGCGCCGCGTCGGGTGCGGACGCCCCCCTCCTGCTGTCCTTCTTCTGCGCCGGCACCCCGTCGCAGCACGCCACCGACCGTCTGGTCACCGAGCTCGGCATGCCGGCCACCGAGGAGGTCGCCGAGCTCTGGTACCGGGGCCGCGGCTGGCCGGGCCGCTTCACGGTGCGCGGCGCGGCGGGCACGGAGGTGTCGACCACCTACGACGAGTCCTGGGGCCGGTCCCTGGGACCCACGGTGCAGTGGCGGTGCAAGATCTGCCCCGACGGCGTCGGCGAGAGCGCCGACGTCGCGGCGGGCGACTTCTGGCGCACCGACGAGCGGGGGTACCCGCTCTTCGAGGAGACCGCCGGGGCCAGCGCCCTGCTGGCGCGCACCCCCCGAGGGCTCGACCTCGTGCGCCGCGCGGCGGCGGCCGGGGTCATCGGCCTGCGCGAGATCGACCCCGACGAGGTCGCAGCCGTGCAGCCGCTGCAGCGCACCCGACGCAGCACGCTGGCCGGACGGCTCGCCGGGGCTCGGCTCGCCGGTGCCCGGCTCCCCCGCTTCCGCGGCTTCGGCCTGGCACGGCTGGCCCTGGGCGGGGCGCGGGCGTCGGTGCGGACGGCCCGTGGCACGTTCCGGCGCGTGCGCGACGGCGCGGCGGCGCGCTCGTGA
- a CDS encoding polysaccharide pyruvyl transferase family protein has protein sequence MRVLTLWADDRSSNLGVRALARGTAALVERAHPGAEVVAVHYGGSTAPTPVGDWRRLLRARLDPREPLIDWLRGFDLAVDTRAGDSFADIYGTRRLVTQSLLAELTVEAGTPVVLGPQTIGPFGSRRGRALGRWSLRRASCVMARDTVSAAYAERLGHPVDVVSTDVVFALPRPRVARTRDVVLNVSGLLWAPNPHVDHAAYRATVLAVARGLLSSGRRVALLAHVLDSPVADNDVPAVHQVAAVLDQPDVEVVVPTGLDDVREVTASAALVVGSRMHACLNGLSTGTPAVPLAYSRKFDPLLADLGWPHTIDLRRSSDPAAETLALAEKDLTNDVASVLERADELLAPAVAAVRDLP, from the coding sequence GTGCGAGTCCTCACCCTCTGGGCGGACGACCGCTCGTCCAACCTCGGCGTCCGGGCCCTCGCGCGAGGGACGGCGGCGCTGGTCGAGCGCGCGCACCCCGGTGCGGAGGTCGTCGCGGTGCACTACGGGGGCTCGACGGCCCCGACGCCCGTCGGTGACTGGCGTCGGCTGCTGCGCGCCCGCCTGGACCCCCGCGAGCCCTTGATCGACTGGCTGCGCGGCTTCGACCTCGCGGTCGACACGCGCGCGGGTGACTCGTTCGCGGACATCTACGGCACCCGGCGGCTGGTCACCCAGAGCCTGCTGGCCGAGCTCACGGTCGAGGCCGGCACGCCGGTGGTCCTGGGACCGCAGACCATCGGGCCGTTCGGCTCGCGCCGCGGGCGGGCGCTGGGCCGGTGGTCACTGCGCCGGGCGTCCTGCGTCATGGCCCGCGACACGGTGAGCGCGGCGTACGCCGAGCGCCTCGGCCACCCCGTCGACGTCGTGAGCACGGACGTGGTGTTCGCGCTGCCGCGGCCCCGGGTGGCACGGACCCGTGACGTCGTGCTCAACGTCTCCGGCCTGCTGTGGGCGCCGAACCCCCACGTGGACCACGCCGCCTACCGGGCGACGGTGCTCGCCGTGGCGCGCGGCCTGCTCTCCTCGGGGCGCCGGGTCGCCCTGCTCGCGCACGTGCTCGACTCGCCCGTCGCCGACAACGACGTGCCCGCCGTGCACCAGGTCGCCGCGGTGCTCGACCAGCCCGACGTCGAGGTCGTCGTCCCCACGGGTCTCGACGACGTGCGCGAGGTCACCGCGTCCGCCGCCCTGGTGGTGGGTTCGCGGATGCACGCGTGCCTCAACGGGCTGTCCACCGGCACGCCCGCCGTCCCCCTCGCGTACTCGCGGAAGTTCGACCCGCTGCTCGCCGACCTCGGGTGGCCCCACACGATCGACCTGCGCCGGTCGTCGGACCCGGCTGCCGAGACGCTCGCCCTCGCGGAGAAGGACCTGACGAACGACGTCGCGTCCGTCCTGGAACGTGCCGACGAGCTGCTCGCCCCGGCCGTCGCGGCGGTGCGGGACCTGCCGTGA
- a CDS encoding acyltransferase family protein, with the protein MDTLRGLAILLMLLWHATAVPRIHGIEAPTALVAVNDALLPFRMPTLMFLSGLLLPRSLGKPLVTYLRGKVALVWWPYLLWVVLYLVMSGTQTPLWHPKLYIAKGYLWYLFFLGAYYLVAPLLRRVPTMVVCGVLLAASIVVDDPVGHRLLYFAVFFFLGAWVAERGDDILGRVGRSRVLVVALAALALALAVASALVDLRYASLTVPGSVAGIVVAVLAARRLPTARTGALRFVGRNSIVFYVAHFPVMQLLAMWLGAVAAPWWVALGLLLGAALAVTWPLAVHRDARAVRWLFEMPGVAVRRRSPTPATSPGVAPAAPATVTTLG; encoded by the coding sequence ATGGACACGCTCCGGGGCCTGGCGATCCTGCTCATGCTGCTCTGGCACGCCACCGCGGTGCCGCGGATCCACGGGATCGAGGCTCCGACGGCGCTGGTCGCGGTCAACGACGCGCTCCTGCCGTTCCGCATGCCGACCCTCATGTTCCTGTCGGGGCTCCTGCTGCCGCGGTCGCTGGGCAAGCCGCTCGTGACCTACCTGCGGGGCAAGGTCGCGCTCGTCTGGTGGCCGTACCTGCTGTGGGTCGTCCTCTACCTCGTGATGTCCGGCACCCAGACCCCGCTGTGGCACCCCAAGCTCTACATCGCCAAGGGCTACCTCTGGTACCTGTTCTTCCTGGGCGCGTACTACCTCGTGGCGCCGCTGCTGCGGCGGGTGCCGACGATGGTCGTGTGCGGGGTGCTGCTCGCGGCGTCCATCGTCGTGGACGACCCGGTGGGGCACCGGCTGCTGTACTTCGCGGTCTTCTTCTTCCTCGGCGCGTGGGTCGCCGAGCGCGGGGACGACATCCTCGGGCGCGTGGGCCGTTCCCGGGTGCTGGTCGTCGCGCTGGCTGCGCTCGCGCTGGCGCTCGCGGTCGCCTCGGCGCTCGTGGACCTGCGGTACGCGAGCCTCACGGTGCCGGGCAGCGTCGCGGGCATCGTCGTCGCGGTCCTCGCGGCGCGTCGGCTGCCCACGGCGCGCACCGGCGCCCTGCGCTTCGTGGGGCGCAACTCGATCGTGTTCTACGTCGCGCACTTCCCCGTGATGCAGCTGCTGGCGATGTGGCTCGGCGCCGTCGCGGCGCCGTGGTGGGTCGCCCTCGGGCTGCTGCTGGGCGCCGCTCTCGCGGTCACGTGGCCCCTGGCGGTCCACCGGGACGCGCGTGCCGTGCGCTGGCTGTTCGAGATGCCCGGGGTGGCCGTGCGCCGGCGGTCGCCGACCCCGGCGACTTCACCCGGGGTCGCCCCTGCGGCCCCGGCGACCGTCACTACACTCGGCTGA